In one Natronosalvus amylolyticus genomic region, the following are encoded:
- a CDS encoding ABC transporter ATP-binding protein — translation MLEARNLRKEFGELRATDDVSLRFGETPGEMVFIVGPNGAGKTTLINLLTGLLEPDQGSVVIHEDDGNGSTTERDITTTAPEKRVKSGLVRSFQIVHVFEEMTVRENLRVAVLSRYGRTLSMGSLDDDHDEVEETVDDLLAQFRLEDVAEEVAETLPHGDRKLLDVAMSFGLDPTYLLLDEPTSGVATREKEYVIETIVQASEADDVTTVTIEHDMDLVKEYADRLVVLHNGSVFREGAPELLETDSELRRVLLGVDE, via the coding sequence ATGCTCGAAGCACGTAACCTACGCAAAGAGTTCGGAGAACTGCGCGCCACCGACGACGTCTCGCTTCGCTTCGGCGAGACGCCTGGCGAGATGGTGTTCATCGTCGGTCCAAACGGCGCTGGAAAAACGACACTGATCAATCTCCTGACAGGCCTACTCGAGCCCGATCAGGGTTCGGTCGTCATCCACGAGGACGACGGAAACGGCTCGACGACCGAGCGCGATATTACGACGACTGCCCCGGAAAAGCGGGTGAAATCCGGCCTCGTTCGGAGCTTCCAGATCGTCCACGTCTTCGAGGAGATGACGGTTCGGGAGAACCTTCGCGTCGCCGTCCTCTCCCGATACGGCAGAACGCTGAGTATGGGGTCGCTCGACGACGACCACGACGAGGTCGAGGAGACGGTCGACGACCTGCTCGCGCAGTTTCGCCTCGAAGACGTCGCCGAGGAGGTTGCAGAGACGCTCCCACACGGCGACCGCAAACTGCTCGACGTCGCGATGTCGTTCGGTCTCGATCCGACCTACCTGCTGCTCGACGAACCGACATCCGGTGTCGCAACACGAGAGAAAGAGTACGTCATCGAGACCATCGTCCAGGCGAGCGAAGCCGACGACGTGACTACAGTGACGATCGAACACGACATGGATCTCGTCAAGGAGTACGCCGATCGGCTGGTCGTTCTTCACAACGGAAGCGTCTTTCGGGAGGGAGCGCCGGAACTGCTCGAGACCGACTCGGAACTGCGACGGGTACTCCTTGGGGTGGACGAATGA
- a CDS encoding ABC transporter ATP-binding protein — MTQPLLEISNLSATVAGFEVTHGIDLSVEEGEAVALVGRNGAGKTSTFRSVMGLTPIANGSIRFKGEEMTDLRPELIPRRGIGYQPENRELFTGMTVEENFRLPIWTSGDARGVEDEDVMVESIFELFSELERRRDAEVQNLSGGQGKMTAIGRALALNPDLLILDEPLEGLAPVIVENLKTYIHQIIDRGISVLIAESNASHVPEIVDRMYVMERGEIVDSGDPDVLMEDEKIQMLMQGGGE, encoded by the coding sequence ATGACCCAGCCATTACTCGAGATTTCGAATCTCTCTGCCACTGTCGCGGGCTTCGAAGTGACTCACGGTATCGACCTCAGCGTCGAGGAAGGTGAAGCCGTCGCTCTCGTCGGTCGTAACGGCGCCGGAAAAACGTCGACGTTTCGCTCGGTTATGGGACTGACGCCGATCGCAAACGGCTCGATTCGTTTTAAGGGCGAGGAGATGACCGATCTTCGACCGGAACTCATCCCGCGTCGAGGCATTGGATACCAGCCGGAAAACCGCGAACTCTTCACCGGGATGACTGTCGAAGAGAACTTTCGGCTGCCAATCTGGACGTCCGGTGACGCCCGTGGCGTCGAGGACGAGGACGTGATGGTCGAGAGTATCTTCGAGTTGTTCTCGGAGTTGGAGCGACGACGGGACGCCGAAGTGCAGAACTTGAGCGGCGGGCAAGGGAAGATGACAGCCATCGGTCGCGCCCTCGCCCTCAATCCCGACTTACTCATCCTCGACGAACCGCTCGAGGGACTGGCACCGGTCATCGTCGAGAATCTCAAGACGTACATCCACCAGATTATCGACCGCGGTATTTCGGTACTGATAGCGGAATCGAACGCGAGTCACGTTCCCGAAATCGTCGACCGAATGTACGTCATGGAGCGCGGAGAGATCGTCGATAGCGGCGATCCGGACGTCCTCATGGAGGACGAGAAGATACAGATGTTGATGCAAGGTGGTGGCGAGTGA
- a CDS encoding SDR family NAD(P)-dependent oxidoreductase, with product MTRQTVFVTGASQGIGRQIALAFGARGANVALAARGDGIDETAALIDGTERALPIRTDVTDEPSVREAIEQTVETFGGLDVLVNNAGIAGPTAPIESVEREAWDRTMAVNLTGPYLTTKHAASHLRESDRASVINISSISGKRPLENRTPYTASKMAVIGLTRTLAFELGADDVTVNAICPGATRGPRIDAVIEAQAESLGVDFEEAKQQVFTDDAALETLVDAEDVAEMAVFLASDAGQHITGQDINVDGGTVWY from the coding sequence ATGACTCGACAAACCGTCTTCGTCACCGGTGCCAGCCAGGGTATCGGACGACAGATCGCCCTCGCTTTCGGTGCTCGAGGCGCTAACGTTGCGCTTGCGGCACGGGGCGATGGAATCGACGAAACGGCTGCACTGATCGACGGCACTGAACGGGCGCTCCCAATCCGAACGGACGTGACCGACGAGCCTTCTGTTCGGGAAGCGATCGAGCAGACGGTCGAAACGTTCGGTGGTCTCGACGTACTCGTTAACAACGCGGGTATTGCCGGACCGACGGCCCCGATAGAGTCGGTCGAACGCGAAGCGTGGGATCGAACGATGGCCGTCAACCTCACGGGTCCGTATCTGACGACGAAACACGCCGCGTCCCACCTCCGCGAGAGCGATCGAGCCAGCGTCATCAACATCTCCTCGATCAGCGGCAAGCGCCCGCTCGAGAACCGGACGCCGTACACCGCTTCGAAGATGGCGGTGATCGGTCTCACCCGTACGCTTGCGTTCGAACTTGGTGCGGACGACGTGACGGTGAACGCGATCTGTCCGGGTGCAACCAGGGGGCCGCGGATCGACGCCGTCATCGAGGCCCAGGCCGAGTCGCTCGGCGTCGACTTCGAGGAGGCAAAACAGCAGGTGTTCACCGACGATGCGGCGCTCGAGACCCTGGTCGACGCCGAGGACGTTGCAGAGATGGCGGTGTTCCTCGCGAGCGACGCCGGGCAACACATTACCGGACAGGATATCAACGTCGACGGCGGAACGGTCTGGTACTGA
- the hisD gene encoding histidinol dehydrogenase: protein MDTQFTRLKGTERPSLEFSPEVTDSVAEIIAAVRRDGDEAVAALTTKFDGVERGSIRVTDDERTQAREQLAESDREAIDATIENVRTFHEEQSEHIEGFEREFGEGIRLGQRVLPIERAGVYVPGGRYPLVASPAMTIVPATVAGVDHIVACAPPQPDGGVQPAQLYAMDQAGADEIYCVGGAQAIAAMAYGTETVPSVNVVTGPGNVYTTEAKRQVFGHVGVDFLAGPTEVLIIADETADPELVATDLLAQAEHDTDSRVVLVSLEDTLAHDTIDAVEAQLKALPTAETARTCWEQNGEVIVADDRDAAIEVANDYAMEHLQVMSDEPREYVDDLVNYGSLFLGHHSPVVFGDKAVGTNHCLPTLEVSSYTGGIWVGTYLKTLTHQQLTADGAASIAPHAAKICELEGTVAHRISAEKRFGKETDEQ, encoded by the coding sequence ATGGACACTCAGTTCACACGGCTCAAGGGGACGGAACGACCGTCGCTCGAGTTTTCACCGGAGGTAACCGACTCCGTTGCGGAGATCATTGCCGCCGTTCGCCGCGATGGTGACGAGGCGGTCGCAGCACTTACCACCAAGTTCGATGGCGTTGAGCGTGGGTCGATACGGGTCACCGACGACGAACGGACACAAGCGCGCGAGCAACTGGCCGAGTCGGATCGCGAAGCCATCGATGCAACCATCGAGAATGTCCGGACGTTCCACGAAGAGCAGTCCGAACACATCGAAGGATTCGAACGCGAGTTCGGCGAGGGAATTCGTCTCGGACAACGGGTACTTCCGATCGAACGGGCAGGCGTCTACGTGCCCGGTGGCCGGTATCCGCTCGTTGCCTCGCCTGCGATGACGATCGTCCCAGCAACCGTTGCTGGCGTCGACCACATTGTCGCCTGCGCACCACCGCAACCGGACGGCGGGGTGCAACCGGCACAGCTGTACGCTATGGATCAAGCCGGTGCCGACGAGATTTATTGCGTCGGCGGCGCACAGGCAATCGCGGCGATGGCCTACGGGACGGAGACGGTTCCGTCAGTCAATGTCGTCACCGGACCCGGAAACGTCTACACCACCGAAGCCAAGCGACAGGTGTTCGGTCACGTCGGCGTCGACTTCCTTGCCGGCCCGACCGAGGTACTCATCATCGCCGACGAGACCGCCGACCCGGAACTCGTTGCAACGGATCTGCTCGCCCAGGCCGAACACGACACCGACTCGAGGGTTGTCCTGGTCTCACTCGAGGACACTCTCGCTCACGACACCATCGACGCCGTTGAGGCGCAACTCAAAGCGCTCCCAACGGCAGAAACCGCGCGAACCTGTTGGGAGCAAAATGGCGAGGTGATCGTCGCCGACGACCGGGACGCCGCCATCGAGGTCGCCAACGACTACGCGATGGAACACCTCCAGGTGATGAGCGACGAACCCCGTGAGTACGTCGACGACCTCGTGAATTATGGGTCGCTCTTTCTCGGCCACCATTCGCCGGTCGTCTTCGGCGACAAAGCTGTCGGAACTAACCACTGCCTTCCGACGCTCGAGGTTTCGTCGTACACCGGCGGTATCTGGGTTGGTACGTACCTGAAGACGCTCACCCACCAGCAACTGACAGCGGACGGGGCGGCTTCGATCGCACCGCATGCAGCGAAAATCTGTGAACTCGAGGGAACGGTCGCTCATCGAATCTCCGCGGAGAAACGGTTTGGGAAAGAGACCGATGAGCAATAA
- a CDS encoding helix-turn-helix domain-containing protein — translation MIDLNIDMRQYDCPFIDTTDDVDVAFSAVQWQLDTNAEKLETRLIARGGSPGALDTGLQTLQEHRNMSDCYLLSRRGNVAQIGTVIDQTNAMKTIQRHGGYITGPFQIENGREHWHVGFDDDDAEDRTLAELERHNDFDVENRDQFGETTLFDLLENADSARRLLDGCRSLTETERKTFETASEFGYYETPREVTLDDLADHFDISKTAVSMNLRRSERKLLQAALSALSKLDDTENTI, via the coding sequence ATGATTGACTTAAATATCGACATGCGTCAATACGATTGCCCGTTCATCGACACGACGGACGATGTCGATGTTGCGTTTTCGGCCGTTCAGTGGCAACTGGATACAAATGCCGAAAAACTCGAAACTCGTCTCATCGCCAGGGGGGGATCGCCGGGTGCGCTGGACACTGGACTCCAGACGCTTCAGGAGCATCGAAATATGTCGGATTGTTATTTACTCTCTCGACGTGGAAACGTTGCTCAGATCGGTACCGTCATCGACCAAACGAACGCGATGAAGACGATACAGCGACATGGCGGCTACATTACCGGCCCGTTCCAGATCGAAAACGGCCGTGAACACTGGCACGTCGGGTTCGACGACGACGACGCAGAGGACCGAACGCTCGCAGAACTCGAGCGACACAACGACTTCGACGTCGAGAACAGAGACCAGTTCGGTGAGACGACGCTGTTCGACCTTCTCGAGAACGCAGACAGTGCGAGACGGTTACTCGATGGTTGCCGGTCGTTGACCGAGACCGAACGCAAAACGTTCGAGACGGCTTCCGAGTTCGGCTACTACGAAACCCCTCGTGAGGTAACCCTCGACGACCTCGCCGATCATTTCGACATCTCGAAAACCGCCGTGTCGATGAACCTTCGACGGAGCGAACGGAAACTGCTCCAAGCAGCGCTCTCTGCACTCTCCAAACTGGACGATACCGAGAATACGATTTGA
- a CDS encoding SDR family oxidoreductase — protein MTQDQVAVPAVTRETIHTVDDESFTPENVCIVTGAGSGIGQAVALTAAENGLTVAATDYNEAGLEETVELGETIGVSGSIEPIVGDLTVDDDIERIVAEAATHGSVKYLANIAGMQHIDAIEDFPMESYDRIHQIMLRAPIYLTKLCIPHFQKTNDGQGCVGNMASVHGHYVTSDKVAYNVSKFGLRGLTQSIAAEGDGEIRSFSVSTGYVKTPLVTDQLADTAQQRGISVDEVIEDVMLGQSRVKEMMDPVDVANLFVVGFSKLGRHLDGGDLLFDGGMTLTYE, from the coding sequence ATGACTCAGGACCAAGTCGCAGTCCCTGCCGTCACACGAGAGACGATCCACACCGTAGACGACGAGTCGTTCACTCCCGAAAACGTCTGTATCGTCACCGGTGCTGGCTCGGGAATCGGACAGGCGGTCGCCCTCACTGCAGCAGAAAATGGGCTCACAGTCGCGGCGACGGACTACAACGAAGCGGGACTCGAAGAGACGGTTGAACTGGGCGAGACGATCGGTGTTTCGGGTTCCATTGAGCCGATCGTGGGTGATCTCACTGTCGACGACGACATCGAACGGATCGTTGCGGAGGCGGCAACTCACGGATCGGTGAAGTACCTCGCCAATATCGCTGGAATGCAACACATCGACGCAATTGAGGACTTCCCGATGGAATCCTACGATCGTATCCATCAGATAATGCTTCGTGCCCCGATCTACCTCACGAAGCTTTGTATCCCCCACTTTCAGAAGACGAACGATGGGCAGGGTTGTGTCGGAAACATGGCGTCGGTTCACGGCCACTACGTCACGAGTGACAAGGTAGCCTACAACGTTTCGAAGTTCGGGTTGCGCGGGCTCACGCAGTCGATCGCTGCTGAGGGCGATGGCGAGATCCGCTCGTTTTCGGTCAGTACGGGATACGTCAAGACGCCCCTGGTCACCGATCAGTTAGCGGACACGGCTCAACAGCGCGGCATCAGCGTCGACGAAGTCATCGAAGACGTGATGCTCGGCCAATCCCGCGTCAAAGAGATGATGGACCCGGTCGACGTTGCTAATCTCTTCGTGGTCGGTTTTTCGAAACTTGGACGCCATCTCGACGGCGGTGATCTGCTCTTCGACGGTGGAATGACGCTGACCTACGAGTGA
- a CDS encoding AMP-binding protein produces the protein MTDDTTLGELDRIVHEPTQSFVESTNVWAFMQAYGIENYDDLIERTTTDRGDGESGVEWFWDELVDYLDLEFYEPYDEVRDDSDGPQFTDWYPGGELNIAHNTVDRHAALETETRNKVATIWEGEDGEVREITYHELHRQANKVANALEERGIETGDTVGLYMPMVPEVVSILYGCFKVGAIAVPIFSGFGVDAVATRIEDAECSVLVTGDGFYRRGSPIYLKRSADEAIEQAGHVGHTIVFDRLGSSEAQPDSSDSGTTHDIPWNDDRDEWWHEAVEAQDDAYESKSLPSSQESMLLYSSGTTGMPKGIIHTHAGGLVQPAKELHFGFDLKPADRFFWVSDIGWMMGPWTLIGAHTFGGTVFMYEGAPDYPEPDRFWEMIDRHGLTQFGISPTAIRALRKHGEEWLEGHDLSSLRLLGSTGEPWDPESWHWFYEHVGGGEAPIINISGGTELFGCFLQPLPTQPLKPCTLGGPGLGMDIDIVNAAGESVKDDHERGFLVARDSCPSMTKSLWSGDERYLEEYWSTFDDMWNHGDWAQQDEDGFWYLHGRADDALNVAGRKVGPAEVEGALIDHEAVNQAAAVGAPDDTTGTAVVTYVILESGTDETGDLRSELREQVGEELGKPFRPREILFVDAFPKTQSGKIIRRAVQAAYTGEDLGDISSLENPGALEALEDPR, from the coding sequence ATGACCGATGACACAACACTCGGCGAACTCGATCGGATAGTGCACGAACCAACGCAGTCGTTCGTCGAATCCACGAACGTCTGGGCGTTCATGCAGGCGTACGGTATCGAAAACTACGACGACCTCATCGAGCGAACGACGACCGACCGCGGTGACGGCGAGAGCGGCGTGGAGTGGTTCTGGGACGAACTGGTCGACTATCTCGACCTCGAGTTTTACGAGCCCTACGACGAGGTGCGGGACGATTCGGACGGGCCGCAGTTCACCGACTGGTACCCCGGTGGCGAGCTCAACATCGCCCACAACACGGTCGACCGACACGCCGCCCTCGAGACAGAAACCCGTAACAAAGTAGCAACGATCTGGGAGGGCGAAGACGGCGAGGTTCGCGAGATTACGTATCACGAACTCCACCGTCAGGCGAACAAAGTGGCCAACGCCCTCGAGGAACGGGGTATCGAGACGGGTGATACCGTCGGCCTGTACATGCCGATGGTACCCGAAGTGGTCTCGATCCTGTACGGCTGTTTCAAAGTGGGGGCTATCGCCGTCCCCATCTTCTCGGGCTTCGGCGTCGATGCCGTCGCCACCCGCATCGAGGACGCCGAGTGTTCGGTGCTCGTTACCGGCGACGGGTTCTACCGGCGCGGGAGTCCGATCTACCTGAAAAGGTCTGCAGACGAAGCGATCGAACAGGCTGGCCACGTCGGACATACAATCGTCTTCGATCGGTTGGGCTCGAGCGAGGCACAACCCGACTCGAGCGACTCCGGGACCACCCACGACATCCCCTGGAACGACGACCGCGACGAGTGGTGGCACGAGGCCGTTGAAGCGCAAGATGATGCGTACGAGAGTAAATCCCTTCCCTCGAGCCAGGAGTCGATGTTGCTGTACTCCTCTGGGACAACAGGGATGCCAAAAGGAATAATCCATACGCACGCCGGCGGCCTCGTCCAACCGGCGAAGGAACTCCATTTCGGCTTCGATCTGAAACCCGCCGACCGCTTTTTCTGGGTCAGTGACATCGGCTGGATGATGGGCCCCTGGACCCTGATCGGAGCCCACACGTTCGGTGGCACCGTCTTCATGTACGAGGGTGCACCTGACTACCCCGAACCCGACCGATTCTGGGAGATGATCGATCGACACGGACTCACCCAGTTCGGCATCTCGCCAACGGCCATCCGCGCCCTTCGAAAGCACGGGGAGGAGTGGCTCGAGGGACACGACCTGTCGTCGCTTCGCCTCCTCGGTTCGACGGGCGAGCCCTGGGACCCCGAATCCTGGCACTGGTTTTACGAACACGTCGGCGGGGGCGAGGCACCAATTATCAATATCTCCGGCGGTACCGAACTGTTCGGCTGTTTCCTGCAGCCACTTCCCACCCAGCCGCTCAAACCCTGTACGCTCGGTGGTCCGGGGTTGGGTATGGACATCGACATCGTCAACGCGGCCGGCGAGTCCGTCAAAGACGACCACGAACGCGGCTTTCTGGTCGCCCGCGATTCCTGTCCCTCGATGACGAAATCGCTCTGGAGCGGCGACGAACGCTACCTCGAGGAGTACTGGTCGACGTTCGACGACATGTGGAACCACGGGGACTGGGCCCAGCAGGACGAGGACGGCTTCTGGTATCTTCACGGACGGGCCGACGACGCGCTCAACGTGGCCGGCCGGAAAGTCGGTCCGGCCGAAGTCGAAGGCGCGCTCATCGATCACGAGGCCGTCAACCAGGCCGCCGCCGTCGGTGCGCCAGACGACACCACCGGCACCGCCGTCGTCACCTACGTCATCCTCGAGTCGGGTACCGATGAGACCGGCGACCTTCGCAGTGAACTGCGCGAACAGGTCGGCGAGGAACTCGGCAAACCGTTCCGGCCCCGCGAAATCCTGTTCGTCGATGCATTCCCCAAAACCCAGTCCGGGAAGATCATCCGCCGAGCCGTCCAGGCGGCCTACACTGGCGAAGACCTGGGCGATATCTCGAGTCTCGAAAATCCGGGGGCGCTCGAGGCACTCGAGGACCCTCGATGA